The following nucleotide sequence is from Gordonia jinghuaiqii.
CACCGCGACGAACGGTGAGCAGATCGGCGAATCGACGGTGACGTGGACACCGCCGGTGGGCGAACCGTCGGATTTCACCGCCGACGCCACCTACCCGGATCCGGCCACGGCCGCGGTCAGCAGCTGGTCCTGGTTCGTGGCGCTGCTCTGCGTGATCGTGATCCTGGTGATCGTGCGGATCGCCTACTCCAAGCGCTACCGCGGGCCCCGTCCCGGGCGGCCGGTTCCCGTGAAGACCGCGCCGTCGAACATCTCGGGCGAGGGACTGGCCGCCGCCGCGGACCCCGTGCCCGGGGAGGCTCGCGCCGGCTCGGCGTCCGACGCATCACAGCCGTCACCGCCGACGGAGAGATGAACCCCTCGGGGCCGACCCTGCGAGGGGTTCGGCTGAGACGGGCCGGGCGGGTGGGTCAGTCGGGGTTGCTCAGACGGCTCAGGCCGGGACGTGCAGCGCCGCGTCGACGTCGACCCCGAGACGGCCGAGCACCTCGGTCGTCGCCTTGGCGAAGTTCAGGCTGCAGAAGTGCAGGCACGGTGCGCCCTCGGCGATCAGGCGTTGCGCCATCTCGGTCGCGAAGTCGATGCCCTCGGCACGGACGGCCGCACGATCCTCTTCCGGACCGTTGCCCGCGGCCCGGGCGAAGCGCTCCTCCACCGCCGGCGGGATCACCGATCCGGACAGCTCGACCATGCGCTGCGCGGTGGCCAGTGACGTGACCGGCATGATGCCCGGGATGATCGGTTTGGCCCCCTGCTCGGTATCGGCGGCCGCGACGCGATCGCGCAACCGCAGGTAGTGCTCGACATCGAAGAACATCTGGGTGATCGAGTACTCGGCGCCGGCCCGCAGCTTGTTCACCAGGGTGCGGGTGTCGTGCTCGATGTCGGGGGAACGATGGTGCGTCTCGGGGAAGGACGCCACGCCGACGTGGAAATCGCCCAGTGTGCCGATGAGCCGGACGAGCTGCTCGGCATACTCCACGCCGTCGGGGTGGGCGACCCACTCACCGAGCGGATCGCCGGGCGGATCACCGCGCAGGGCCAGGATGTTGGTGATGCCCTGATCCGCGTACGCGCCGACCAGCGCGCGCAACTCCGCGACGCTGTGATTGACCGCGGTCAGATGGGCCACCGGGAGCAGGGTCGTCTGGGCGGCGAGCTGCCCGGTGATGCGGACCGTGCGGTCACGGGTGGAACCGCCCGCCCCGTAGGTCATCGACACGAAGGCCGGCGACAACCGCTCGAAGATGCGCACGGCCCGCCACAGACGGGACTCGGCCTCGGCGTCGCGCGGGGGGTAGAACTCGACGGAGAACGGGACCGGGCCGCGGTGCGGCGCGGACAGACGTTCGACGATCGAGGGTGCCGGAGCGGTTGGGGTCACCCGGACAGTGTACGGAGCGATTCGCATAGCCTGGCACGGTGACCTTCACGATCCCCACGCCGACCACACTCGATGCGGTCCCGGCGGCCGTCGAGGCCGAATTGCGTGCGTTCTTCGCCGACGCCGTGCCCGCGGCCGCGCAGATCGCGCCGGTCGTCGGCGAGGCCGCCGAACTGATCCGGGACTTCATCCTGCAGGGCGGCAAACGCATCCGGCCGGTCTTCGCCTTCGCCGGGTGGCGCTGCGGCACCACATCCTCGGGACGCGGCGAGGGTGAGGAACGCGGCGGACCCGACGCGCGTGACGCACTACGCGTGTGCGCCGCACTCGAACTCGTGCAGGCCTGCGCACTGATCCACGACGACATCATCGACCACTCCGACACACGTCGCGGACACCCGACCGCCCATCGCGCATTCGAGTCGCGGCACACCGGTGCCGGATGGGCCGGTGACGCCGGCGAGCACGGCGTCGCCGCGGCCATCCTGGCCGGCGACTTCGCACTCGCCTGGGCCGACGATCTCGTCCACGATCATCGTCCGGCGGTGGTCTCGACAAGCTCGACCAGCGGTGGGACAAGCTCGGCCGGCGGCGGGACACGCACCCCCGGCGAACGACGCGAGCACCGTCCGCTGCCGGCCGACGTCGGTGCGACCTGGGCGGCGATGCGGACCGAGGTACTCGGCGGCCAGTTCCTCGACATCGTGAACGAAGCCGGCGGCGACGACTCGACGGCCGCGGCCTACCGGGTCATGGAGTTCAAGACAGCCGCCTACACCGTCGCCCGCCCACTCGAACTCGGTGCGCGCCTGGCCGGCGCCCCCGAGGATCTGGTGACCCGACTGCGTTCGATCGGCCACGATCTCGGTATCGCCTTCCAGCTGCGCGACGACCTGCTCGGCGTGTTCGGGGACCCGGCGCGGACGGGCAAACCGTCCGGCGACGACCTGGCGTCGGGCAAACGCACCGCGTTGCTGGCGATCGCACTGCGTCGCGCCGACGAGAGCGACCCCGCACTGGGGCAACACCTGCGCTCGTTCATCGGACACCCGCTCTCCCACGACGAGTTGGCCGCTGCGCGCGACATCTTCGTCGAGGTCGGCGCCGTCGCCGAAGTCGAGAAGTCGATCGACGAGTTGTTGCGGTCGGCGTTGAGCTCGCTCGACGCCGCCGACATCGGCGCCGACATCCGTACCGAACTGGCCGCGGTCGCGCATCGCGTCGCGCACCGCGAGGCGTGAGCGCGCCATGAAGCGGAGCCCGGTGGCGGGCCGAGTCGGCCCGGCGACCCGAGATCTGATCTGCGGTGCGATCGGTGCCGCGCTGGTGTGTGTCGGCAGCTTCGGCGTCGGCGACCCGCCACGCAATTCACCACTGCTCACCGACCTCGGCCTGAGCTGGATCACCTACGGCCACGGCAAGAACCTGTTCGGCACCTTCTTCTGGACCGGCGTGTTCCTGATGGTCTTCGCATGGGTCCGATTGGGCCGTCGCGTCGTCCGTCCCACCACAGACGCCGACACCGCCGCCGAGGCCCTGCCATCGACACGCACGCTGGGTCGGTGGGTGCTGGTCTGGACGGCGCCGCTGCTCATCGCGGTACCGGTGTACAGCCGCGACGTCTACGCCTACCTCGCGCAGGGCGCGGTGTTCGGAGCCGGCTTCGACCCGTACGCCGACGGACCCGCCCACGCCCCGGGGCCGCTCGTCGACAGCATGGCGCAGGTCTGGGCCACCACCACCGCGCCGTACGGTCCGTTCTTCATGGGCATGCTGCGCGTGGTCACCGAGATCACCGGCGACCACGTCATCCTCGGCGTGCTCGCCATCCGACTCCTGTTGCTGCCGGGATTGTTCCTGTCGCTGTGGGCGATCCCCCGACTGGCCCGTCGGTTCGGCGCCTCGCCGCAGGCCGGCCTGTGGCTGACGCTGTTCAACCCGCTGGTGCTCATCCACCTCGTCGCCGGGCCGCACGTCGAGCTGCTGATGATGGGTGTCCTCGTCAGCGGCATCGCGCTGGTGGCCCAGCGGCGCCACGTCCTCGGCACATCGGTGCTGGCGGTGGCGGTGTCCATCAAGATCACCGCCGGTGTCGCATTGCCGTTCGTGTTGTGGATGTGGTTGGCGCACATTCGTTCCGAGCGTCAGGTGACGGCACGCGACGTGGTGACCGTGTTCGCCTCGATCGTCGGGATCGCGCTCGCGGTCTTCGGGTTCTGGACGCTGGTCGTCGGGCTGGGCATCGGCTGGCTGACCGGCCTCGGCTGGGCGGATGTGATCATCAACTGGTTCACCATCCCGACGCTGGCCGCGCACCTGGTGACCCTTGTCGCCGCACCCTTCGTCGCGCTGAATCTGCAACCGGTGCTGGAGGTCACCCGCTCGATCGGATTCGTCGTCCTCGCTGTGACGCTCGTCGTGCTGTGGTGGCGGCACCGGCACGACGACCGCGACGCCGTGGCCGGTATGGCGTGGGCGATGCTGGCCGTGCTGCTCCTCGAACCGTCAACGCTCCCCTGGTATTACACCTGGGTCCTGGCCATCGCGGTGGCCTTCACACTGCCGCAATGGGCACGGGCGACGGTGGTCGGGGCGTCGACGTTCCTGCTCATCGTGTTCCAGCCCGACGACGCGATCGTGTTCTACAAACCGTTCGAGGTCGCGCTCGCCGCCGCCCTGGCCGGGCTGGCGGCATGGTCGCTGGTGCGCCCGGACCCGTTGTCGCTGCGCCGCTTCGGCAGGTGGGCCTGGGGGACCGCCCCGACATCCGAGACCGACCCGTCCGAGACCGGCCCGTCCGTTGCGGACCGGGTCAGAAAGCCTGAGCCTGCGCCCGGCGGATGACCTCGCGCGCGTAATCCGTGCGCAGCGCGGCCGCCGGATACAGACCGAGGTCGTCGTGCACGGTGAACAGCCAGCTCATCACCTCGTCGCGGGTGTAACCGCCGTCGAGCAGGACACCGACGAGACCGTAGAAGTGCTTGACGACGCCCTCGTCGTCGAGGAACAGCGCCGGGATCCCGGGCTGCCCCCCGCGGGAGACGGCGAGCAGATTGTGGTCACGGATCAGTGTGCGCACCCGATTGGACGAGACATGGAGACGGCGGGCGACCTCGTCGACCGACAGCAGATCCACATCGGGGGGCAGGGTGTCAGGCGACAACGGTAAGGAACCCACGGACAAGAGCCTAACCGGTCCGCGCGACGGCGAGAAACCGCTGTACCCGGCGACCGGTTCGACGACGTGGCGGCGCGCTGTCCGCACCGGGACCCGGGTTGTCCCAGACCACCCCGCCCTGCAGGTAGATTCGGCAGAATGAATTCCCCCGTCGACACGATGCTCGGGACCGTCCTCGAAGGCCGGTACCGGATCGACGCGCCCATCGCGCGCGGCGGCATGTCGGCGGTCTATCTCGGCGTCGATCTGCGCCTCGGCCGGGACGTGGCCGTCAAGGTCATGGACTCCCGCTACTCTCACGACCCGCAGTTCCTGCGCCGCTTCGAGTTCGAGGCTCGCGCGGTCGCGGGACTCAAGCACCCGGGTCTGGTCGCGGTGTACGACCAGGGCATCGACAACGGCATCGCGTTCCTGGTGATGGAACTCGTCGACGGCGGCAGCCTGCGCGAGCTGCTGCGCGAACGCGGACCGATGCCGCCGCACGCGGTGGTGGCCGTCGCCGCGCCCGTACTCGGCGGATTGGGTACCGCCCACGCCGCGGGCCTGGTGCACCGCGACGTCAAACCGGAGAACGTGCTGATCTCCGACGAGGGCGAGGTGAAGGTCGCCGACTTCGGCTTGGTGCGTGCCGTCGCCGAGGCCGGGGTCACCTCGGCGAGCGTCATCCTCGGGACCGCCGCCTACCTGTCCCCCGAACAGGTCGAGTCGACCCACGCAGACGCGCGCAGCGACGTCTACTCCATGGGCGTGATGATGTTCGAATTACTCACCGGCAGAACACCTTTCCAAGGCGATTCGCCTCTGGCGCTGGCCTATCAGCGGCTCACCTTCGACGTTCCGGCTCCCGGTGACGTGATCGCGGGTGTACCCGAGGAGTTCGACGAGATCGTGTTGCGCGCGACCGAACGCAACCCGGCCGACCGTTTCGCCGACGGATTCGACATGCAACGCGCCCTGCTCACCGTCGCCGACGAACTCGACCTCCCGCCGTTCACGGTGCCCGCACCGCGCCGATCCGCCGAACGCGAGACGATGTCGCGGTATCGCGCGGCCGGCGGCCCCGGGGGCGGCACCAGGGTTCACTCGGTGCCCGGCCCGCACAGTCCGGCCTCCGAACCGGTACGGCCGGTGGCCGACGTGGTGGACCCGCCCACCGAGCCGCCTGTCCGTGAACGTACCGACGACCGCGATCTACCGCGTACCCCGGAACGGACGCGAGATGCTCACGTCGAACCCGCGCTCGTCGGCGGCAGCCGTCTCGGCTCGCTGGCGTGGATTCTCGTGGTGCTGCTCCTCGCCGCCGGACTCGGCGCCGCCGGTTTCTGGGTCGGCAGCACGTATCTCACGATCGGCTGAGAGGTCACCGAAGAGCCTCGATCGCGGCCGGCAGGAACTGCCGGCCGCTCTACACGCGTCAGCCGCGAAGCATCTCCGCGACGAGGAACGCCAGCTCCAGCGACTGCTGGGTGTTGAGCCGTGGGTCGCAGGCGGTTTCGTAGCGACCACCGAGGTCGAGATCCGAGATCTCCTGTGCGCCACCGAGACATTCGGTGACGTCCTCCCCGGTGAGCTCCACGTGGACGCCGCCCGGGTGGCTGCCGAGTGCTCGATGCACCTCGAAGAATCCCTGCACCTCGTCGACGATGCGATCGAAATGACGGGTCTTGAAACCCGTCGAGGCCTCATGGGTGTTGCCGTGCATCGGGTCGCACTGCCAGATGACCTTGTGCCCGGTCGCCTCGACGGCACCGACGATGGCCGGGAGCACGTCGCGCACCTTGCCGTTGCCCATCCGCGCGACGAGCGTCAGGCGGCCGGGGACGTTGTGCGGGTCGAGACGCTCGACGTATTCGACGGCCTGCTCGGGTGTCGTCGTGGGTCCGATCTTCACGCCGATCGGGTTGTTGATGAGCTCGGCGAACGCGATGTGCGCGCCGTCGAGCTGACGGGTGCGCTCACCGATCCACAGGAAGTGCGCCGACAGGTCGTAGAGCACCTTGCCGTCGCCCTCGGGATCATCGGCCAACCGCAGCATGGCGCGTTCGTAGTCCAGCACGAGCGCCTCATGGGAGGCGAAGATCGCCGCCGAGTTGAGGCTCGAGTCGGTGACGCCGCAGGCGTCCATGAAGCGCAGGCCGCGGTCGATCTCCGAGGCGAGCGCCTCGTACCGTGCGCCGGCGGGCGAGGTGCGCACGAACTCGCGGTTCCAGTCGTGCACTCGACTCAGATCGGCTTCGGCCTGGGTGAGGGCGCGCACGAGGTTCATCGCGGCCGCGGCGTTGGCGTAGGCGCGCACCAGTCGTGACGGGTCGTGGGCGCGGA
It contains:
- a CDS encoding protein kinase domain-containing protein, with amino-acid sequence MNSPVDTMLGTVLEGRYRIDAPIARGGMSAVYLGVDLRLGRDVAVKVMDSRYSHDPQFLRRFEFEARAVAGLKHPGLVAVYDQGIDNGIAFLVMELVDGGSLRELLRERGPMPPHAVVAVAAPVLGGLGTAHAAGLVHRDVKPENVLISDEGEVKVADFGLVRAVAEAGVTSASVILGTAAYLSPEQVESTHADARSDVYSMGVMMFELLTGRTPFQGDSPLALAYQRLTFDVPAPGDVIAGVPEEFDEIVLRATERNPADRFADGFDMQRALLTVADELDLPPFTVPAPRRSAERETMSRYRAAGGPGGGTRVHSVPGPHSPASEPVRPVADVVDPPTEPPVRERTDDRDLPRTPERTRDAHVEPALVGGSRLGSLAWILVVLLLAAGLGAAGFWVGSTYLTIG
- a CDS encoding alpha-(1->6)-mannopyranosyltransferase A, translated to MKRSPVAGRVGPATRDLICGAIGAALVCVGSFGVGDPPRNSPLLTDLGLSWITYGHGKNLFGTFFWTGVFLMVFAWVRLGRRVVRPTTDADTAAEALPSTRTLGRWVLVWTAPLLIAVPVYSRDVYAYLAQGAVFGAGFDPYADGPAHAPGPLVDSMAQVWATTTAPYGPFFMGMLRVVTEITGDHVILGVLAIRLLLLPGLFLSLWAIPRLARRFGASPQAGLWLTLFNPLVLIHLVAGPHVELLMMGVLVSGIALVAQRRHVLGTSVLAVAVSIKITAGVALPFVLWMWLAHIRSERQVTARDVVTVFASIVGIALAVFGFWTLVVGLGIGWLTGLGWADVIINWFTIPTLAAHLVTLVAAPFVALNLQPVLEVTRSIGFVVLAVTLVVLWWRHRHDDRDAVAGMAWAMLAVLLLEPSTLPWYYTWVLAIAVAFTLPQWARATVVGASTFLLIVFQPDDAIVFYKPFEVALAAALAGLAAWSLVRPDPLSLRRFGRWAWGTAPTSETDPSETGPSVADRVRKPEPAPGG
- a CDS encoding Rv2175c family DNA-binding protein; its protein translation is MGSLPLSPDTLPPDVDLLSVDEVARRLHVSSNRVRTLIRDHNLLAVSRGGQPGIPALFLDDEGVVKHFYGLVGVLLDGGYTRDEVMSWLFTVHDDLGLYPAAALRTDYAREVIRRAQAQAF
- a CDS encoding methylenetetrahydrofolate reductase; translated protein: MRIAPYTVRVTPTAPAPSIVERLSAPHRGPVPFSVEFYPPRDAEAESRLWRAVRIFERLSPAFVSMTYGAGGSTRDRTVRITGQLAAQTTLLPVAHLTAVNHSVAELRALVGAYADQGITNILALRGDPPGDPLGEWVAHPDGVEYAEQLVRLIGTLGDFHVGVASFPETHHRSPDIEHDTRTLVNKLRAGAEYSITQMFFDVEHYLRLRDRVAAADTEQGAKPIIPGIMPVTSLATAQRMVELSGSVIPPAVEERFARAAGNGPEEDRAAVRAEGIDFATEMAQRLIAEGAPCLHFCSLNFAKATTEVLGRLGVDVDAALHVPA
- a CDS encoding polyprenyl synthetase family protein is translated as MTFTIPTPTTLDAVPAAVEAELRAFFADAVPAAAQIAPVVGEAAELIRDFILQGGKRIRPVFAFAGWRCGTTSSGRGEGEERGGPDARDALRVCAALELVQACALIHDDIIDHSDTRRGHPTAHRAFESRHTGAGWAGDAGEHGVAAAILAGDFALAWADDLVHDHRPAVVSTSSTSGGTSSAGGGTRTPGERREHRPLPADVGATWAAMRTEVLGGQFLDIVNEAGGDDSTAAAYRVMEFKTAAYTVARPLELGARLAGAPEDLVTRLRSIGHDLGIAFQLRDDLLGVFGDPARTGKPSGDDLASGKRTALLAIALRRADESDPALGQHLRSFIGHPLSHDELAAARDIFVEVGAVAEVEKSIDELLRSALSSLDAADIGADIRTELAAVAHRVAHREA
- a CDS encoding class II 3-deoxy-7-phosphoheptulonate synthase, with protein sequence MVNWTVDVPIDDLPELPPLPGDLEDRFNDAMSRPAVQQPSWPAEEARKMRTVLESVPPICMPAEVQTLASQLADVAEGRAFLLQGGDCAETFADNTEPHIKGNIRTLLQMAVVLTYGASTPVVKVARIAGQYAKPRSSDVDALGLPSYRGDMVNGFPAEPNVRAHDPSRLVRAYANAAAAMNLVRALTQAEADLSRVHDWNREFVRTSPAGARYEALASEIDRGLRFMDACGVTDSSLNSAAIFASHEALVLDYERAMLRLADDPEGDGKVLYDLSAHFLWIGERTRQLDGAHIAFAELINNPIGVKIGPTTTPEQAVEYVERLDPHNVPGRLTLVARMGNGKVRDVLPAIVGAVEATGHKVIWQCDPMHGNTHEASTGFKTRHFDRIVDEVQGFFEVHRALGSHPGGVHVELTGEDVTECLGGAQEISDLDLGGRYETACDPRLNTQQSLELAFLVAEMLRG